A section of the Glandiceps talaboti chromosome 8, keGlaTala1.1, whole genome shotgun sequence genome encodes:
- the LOC144438510 gene encoding mth938 domain-containing protein-like: MVQKGGVIFGVSAVTCFSSGLLLWLFVIQSEVPFGNVDSSVVDFKDSNPSPLKQRDVTVLKDDQYQNTTNQTSAMISSFSWGSTTLGDGSSYKDFKIWPGGSRIWDWGETGTHHSPGVQIEDVQEIIEKDINVLVIGNGIQTRLEVPQETLDYVKRKDVEAIVMQSEKAVEKYNNLVQTAENRVGGIFHSTC; encoded by the exons ATGGTTCAAAAAGGAGGTGTGATTTTTGGTGTGTCAGCCGTGACATGTTTCTCTTCAGGGTTGCTGCTGTGGCTATTTGTGATTCAGTCAGAAGTTCCTTTCGGCAATGTCGACTCTAGTGTTGTAGATTTCAAGGACTCAAACCCTTCACCGCTTAAACAACGTGATGTGACGGTGTTGAAAGATGACCAGTACCAGAATAC AACCAACCAGACATCTGCCATGATTTCTTCATTTTCCTGGGGTAGTACTACACTGGGAGATGGCTCATCATACAAAGATTTCAAAATCTGGCCTGGTGGTAGCCGTATCTGGGACTGGGGTGAAACAGGCACCCATCACTCACCTGGTGTACAAATAGAAGATGTCCAAGAAATTATTGAGAAAGACATTAATGTTTTAGTTATTGGCAATGGAATTCAAACACGACTGGAAGTGCCTCAAGAAACATTGGACTATGTCAAAAGAAAGGACGTTGAAGCCATAGTCATGCAGAGTGAGAAGGCAGTTGAGAAATACAataatttggtacagacagCAGAAAATAGAGTTGGTGGTATCTTTCACAGTACCTGTTAG